Part of the Georgenia sp. TF02-10 genome, GGGCGAGCTGTGCCTGGTCGTCGGGCCGACCGGGGCGGGGAAGTCCACCCTCCTCGGCGCCGCCTGCGCCCGGGTGCCGCATTTCACCGGCGGGCTCGTGCAGGGCGAGGTCCGGGTCGCCGGCCGGGACACCCGCACCCACCTGCCGCGGGACCTGTCGGACGTCGTCGGCGTCGTCGGGCAGGACCCGCTGGCGTCCTTCGTCACCGACACCGTGGAGGAGGAGCTCGCGTTCGGGCTCGAGCAGCAGGGCCTGCCCCCGGCCACCATGCGCAAGCGGGTCGAGGAGGTGCTGGACCTCCTGGGGCTGGCCCCGCTGCGCGGCCGGCCGCTGACCACCCTCTCCGGCGGCGAGCAGCAGCGGGTGGCCATCGGCGCCGTGCTCACCGCCCAGCCCCGGGTGCTCGTGCTCGACGAGCCCACCTCGGCCCTGGACCCCACCGCCGCCGAGGAGGTCCTGGCCGCCCTCGCCCGCCTCGTCCACGACGTCGGGGTGACCGTGCTGCTCGCCGAGCACCGGCTCGAGCGGGTCGTGCAGTTCGCCGACACCGTCCTGGCCCTGGACGACGGCGGCCGCGCCGTCCACGGCGACCCCGCCCGGGTGCTCGCCGCGGCCCCGGTCGCCCCGCCGGTCGTCGAGCTCGGCCGGCTCGCCGGGTGGGACCCGCTGCCGCTCTCGGTCCGCGACGCCCGCCGCCGCGCTGCGCCCCTGCGGGCACGGCTGACGGACGGGGCTCGCCTCTCGCCCGCTGCGCGGCGGCCGGCGGGTCCTGCCCACCCGGCCGCAGACGCGCTCGCTGACGGCCCTACCCCCGCGGACCCCCCGGTGCTCGCCGCCCGCGACCTCGTGGTGCAGCACGGGCCGGTGACCGCGCTGCGCCGGGTGAACCTGACCGTGCGGGCCGGGGAGGTGGTGGCCGTCATGGGCCGCAACGGGGCCGGGAAGTCCTCGCTGGTCTGGGCGCTGCAGGGCCAGGCCCGCGCGAGCGGCACCGTGCGCGTGCGGCCGGTGCCCGAGCCCGCTCGGGAGGCCGGCCCGACCCGGCCGGCGCCGGACCCCGGCAAGGGAGGGCCGGGACCCGACCCCGGCAAGGAAGGGCCGGGGCCCGACCTCGGCGCCGACCCGGCCCGGCTGCGCCCGTCCGCCGCCCGGCACCTGGTCACCCTCGTCCCGCAGACGCCGTCGGACCTGCTCTTCCGGGAGACGGTGGCCGCCGAGTGCGCCGCCGGGGACACCGACGCCGCCGCCCCGGCGGGGACCACCCACGCCCTGCTCGAGACGATCGCACCGGGGGTGCCGGACGAGGCGCACCCGCGCGACCTCTCCGAGGGTCAGCGCCTCGCCCTCGCCCTGGCGGTCCAGCTCGCCGCCGCCCCCGCCGTCGTGCTCCTGGACGAGCCGACCCGCGGCCTGGACTACGCGGCCAAGGACCGCCTCACCGCCGTGCTGACCGGCATCGCCGACGCCGGCCGCGCGGTGCTGGTGACC contains:
- a CDS encoding ABC transporter ATP-binding protein — encoded protein: MISFTDLSVTYDGAPAPALAGVHATIEEGELCLVVGPTGAGKSTLLGAACARVPHFTGGLVQGEVRVAGRDTRTHLPRDLSDVVGVVGQDPLASFVTDTVEEELAFGLEQQGLPPATMRKRVEEVLDLLGLAPLRGRPLTTLSGGEQQRVAIGAVLTAQPRVLVLDEPTSALDPTAAEEVLAALARLVHDVGVTVLLAEHRLERVVQFADTVLALDDGGRAVHGDPARVLAAAPVAPPVVELGRLAGWDPLPLSVRDARRRAAPLRARLTDGARLSPAARRPAGPAHPAADALADGPTPADPPVLAARDLVVQHGPVTALRRVNLTVRAGEVVAVMGRNGAGKSSLVWALQGQARASGTVRVRPVPEPAREAGPTRPAPDPGKGGPGPDPGKEGPGPDLGADPARLRPSAARHLVTLVPQTPSDLLFRETVAAECAAGDTDAAAPAGTTHALLETIAPGVPDEAHPRDLSEGQRLALALAVQLAAAPAVVLLDEPTRGLDYAAKDRLTAVLTGIADAGRAVLVTSHDVEFLAGCADRVVLLADGEVVADGAADEVLLASPAFAPQVAKILAPVPLLTVAQVRAALGAEP